A single region of the Drosophila takahashii strain IR98-3 E-12201 chromosome 2R, DtakHiC1v2, whole genome shotgun sequence genome encodes:
- the Eb1 gene encoding microtubule-associated protein RP/EB family member 1 isoform X7 — translation MAVNVYSTNVTSENLSRHDMLAWVNDCLQSQFSKIEELCTGAAYCQFMDMLFPNSVPVKRVKFRTNLEHEYIQNFKILQAGFKKMSVDKIIPVDKLIKGRFQDNFEFLQWFKKFFDANYDGREYDPLAQRAGVKLGNGNGNGHGSNGGSGVGSSNNDLHLMHRRPLQAPAGSVRMPPRVIAQTAVSKVLPRTNNAAPASRITAGANSTGTVKKNDAGNSVNNQQIEEMSNQVMDMRINLEGLEKERDFYFSKLRDIEILCQEADDGEQHPLIQKIMDILYATEDGFAPPDDAPPEDEEY, via the exons ATGGCTGTTAACGTTTACTCCACAAATGTGACGTCAGAGAATCTCTCGCGCCACGATATGCTGGCCTGGGTCAACGATTGTCTGCAGTCGCAGTTCTCAAAGATCGAGGAGCTCTGCACAG GTGCCGCATATTGCCAGTTCATGGACATGCTGTTCCCCAATTCAGTGCCCGTAAAGCGTGTCAAATTTCGTACAAATCTGGAGCACGAGTACATACAGAACTTCAAGATATTGCAGGCGGGCTTCAAAAAGATGTCTGTGGATAAG ATCATACCAGTTGATAAACTGATTAAGGGACGCTTTCAAGACAACTTCGAGTTCCTGCAGTGGTTTAAGAAGTTCTTCGATGCCAATTACGATGGTCGCGAGTACGATCCCCTGGCGCAGCGAGCGGGGGTCAAGCTGGGCaatggcaacggcaacggACACGGCAGCAACGGAGGCAGTGGCgtgggcagcagcaacaacgatctcCACCTGATGCACCGACGGCCCTTGCAGGCGCCAGCCGGAAGCGTTCGCATGCCGCCGCGGGTCATCGCTCAGACTG CAGTCTCCAAGGTGCTGCCACGCACGAACAACGCCGCGCCGGCGAGCAGAATAACCGCCGGTGCCAATAGCACGGGCACCGTCAAGAAGAACGACGCGGGCAACTCGGTCAACAATCAGCAAATCGAAGAGATGTCAAACCAG GTCATGGATATGCGCATCAACCTGGAGGGATTAGAGAAGGAGCGCGACTTTTACTTCTCCAAGTTGCGGGACATTGAAATTCT ATGCCAAGAAGCTGATGACGGCGAGCAACATCCGCTCATTCAAAAGATAATGGACATCCTGTATGCGACTGAG GATGGTTTCGCGCCGCCAGACGATGCCCCACCAGAGGACGAGGagtattaa
- the Eb1 gene encoding microtubule-associated protein RP/EB family member 1 isoform X8 — MAVNVYSTNVTSENLSRHDMLAWVNDCLQSQFSKIEELCTGAAYCQFMDMLFPNSVPVKRVKFRTNLEHEYIQNFKILQAGFKKMSVDKIIPIDKLIKGRFQDNFEFLQWFKKFFDANYDGRDYDASAVREGAPMGFGSGAGKSLPGTAASGVHSSYRRAPTATARPATTTTVKPTVSKVLPRTNNAAPASRITAGANSTGTVKKNDAGNSVNNQQIEEMSNQVMDMRINLEGLEKERDFYFSKLRDIEILCQEADDGEQHPLIQKIMDILYATEDGFAPPDDAPPEDEEY, encoded by the exons ATGGCTGTTAACGTTTACTCCACAAATGTGACGTCAGAGAATCTCTCGCGCCACGATATGCTGGCCTGGGTCAACGATTGTCTGCAGTCGCAGTTCTCAAAGATCGAGGAGCTCTGCACAG GTGCCGCATATTGCCAGTTCATGGACATGCTGTTCCCCAATTCAGTGCCCGTAAAGCGTGTCAAATTTCGTACAAATCTGGAGCACGAGTACATACAGAACTTCAAGATATTGCAGGCGGGCTTCAAAAAGATGTCTGTGGATAAG ATTATACCCATTGATAAGTTGATCAAGGGCCGTTTCCAAGACAATTTCGAGTTCTTGCAATGGTTCAAAAAGTTCTTCGATGCCAATTACGATGGCAGGGACTACGATGCCAGCGCGGTGCGTGAGGGAGCCCCCATGGGCTTCGGCTCGGGAGCGGGGAAGTCCCTGCCTGGCACGGCGGCCAGCGGCGTGCACAGCAGCTATCGACGTGCCCCGACGGCAACGGCGCGCccagcgacgacgacgacagtGAAGCCCA CAGTCTCCAAGGTGCTGCCACGCACGAACAACGCCGCGCCGGCGAGCAGAATAACCGCCGGTGCCAATAGCACGGGCACCGTCAAGAAGAACGACGCGGGCAACTCGGTCAACAATCAGCAAATCGAAGAGATGTCAAACCAG GTCATGGATATGCGCATCAACCTGGAGGGATTAGAGAAGGAGCGCGACTTTTACTTCTCCAAGTTGCGGGACATTGAAATTCT ATGCCAAGAAGCTGATGACGGCGAGCAACATCCGCTCATTCAAAAGATAATGGACATCCTGTATGCGACTGAG GATGGTTTCGCGCCGCCAGACGATGCCCCACCAGAGGACGAGGagtattaa
- the Eb1 gene encoding microtubule-associated protein RP/EB family member 1 isoform X6 — protein sequence MAVNVYSTNVTSENLSRHDMLAWVNDCLQSQFSKIEELCTGAAYCQFMDMLFPNSVPVKRVKFRTNLEHEYIQNFKILQAGFKKMSVDKIIPVDKLIKGRFQDNFEFLQWFKKFFDANYDGREYDPLAQRAGVKLGNGNGNGHGSNGGSGVGSSNNDLHLMHRRPLQAPAGSVRMPPRVIAQTAVSKVLPRTNNAAPASRITAGANSTGTVKKNDAGNSVNNQQIEEMSNQVMDMRINLEGLEKERDFYFSKLRDIEILCQEADDGEQHPLIQKIMDILYATEVGQDGFAPPDDAPPEDEEY from the exons ATGGCTGTTAACGTTTACTCCACAAATGTGACGTCAGAGAATCTCTCGCGCCACGATATGCTGGCCTGGGTCAACGATTGTCTGCAGTCGCAGTTCTCAAAGATCGAGGAGCTCTGCACAG GTGCCGCATATTGCCAGTTCATGGACATGCTGTTCCCCAATTCAGTGCCCGTAAAGCGTGTCAAATTTCGTACAAATCTGGAGCACGAGTACATACAGAACTTCAAGATATTGCAGGCGGGCTTCAAAAAGATGTCTGTGGATAAG ATCATACCAGTTGATAAACTGATTAAGGGACGCTTTCAAGACAACTTCGAGTTCCTGCAGTGGTTTAAGAAGTTCTTCGATGCCAATTACGATGGTCGCGAGTACGATCCCCTGGCGCAGCGAGCGGGGGTCAAGCTGGGCaatggcaacggcaacggACACGGCAGCAACGGAGGCAGTGGCgtgggcagcagcaacaacgatctcCACCTGATGCACCGACGGCCCTTGCAGGCGCCAGCCGGAAGCGTTCGCATGCCGCCGCGGGTCATCGCTCAGACTG CAGTCTCCAAGGTGCTGCCACGCACGAACAACGCCGCGCCGGCGAGCAGAATAACCGCCGGTGCCAATAGCACGGGCACCGTCAAGAAGAACGACGCGGGCAACTCGGTCAACAATCAGCAAATCGAAGAGATGTCAAACCAG GTCATGGATATGCGCATCAACCTGGAGGGATTAGAGAAGGAGCGCGACTTTTACTTCTCCAAGTTGCGGGACATTGAAATTCT ATGCCAAGAAGCTGATGACGGCGAGCAACATCCGCTCATTCAAAAGATAATGGACATCCTGTATGCGACTGAGGTAGGACAA GATGGTTTCGCGCCGCCAGACGATGCCCCACCAGAGGACGAGGagtattaa
- the Eb1 gene encoding microtubule-associated protein RP/EB family member 1 isoform X4 — translation MAVNVYSTNVTSENLSRHDMLAWVNDCLQSQFSKIEELCTGAAYCQFMDMLFPNSVPVKRVKFRTNLEHEYIQNFKILQAGFKKMSVDKIIPIDKLIKGRFQDNFEFLQWFKKFFDANYDGRDYDASAVREGAPMGFGSGAGKSLPGTAASGVHSSYRRAPTATARPATTTTVKPTVSKVLPRTNNAAPASRITAGANSTGTVKKNDAGNSVNNQQIEEMSNQVGEEQENKQKSVTNVKDQVMDMRINLEGLEKERDFYFSKLRDIEILCQEADDGEQHPLIQKIMDILYATEVGQDGFAPPDDAPPEDEEY, via the exons ATGGCTGTTAACGTTTACTCCACAAATGTGACGTCAGAGAATCTCTCGCGCCACGATATGCTGGCCTGGGTCAACGATTGTCTGCAGTCGCAGTTCTCAAAGATCGAGGAGCTCTGCACAG GTGCCGCATATTGCCAGTTCATGGACATGCTGTTCCCCAATTCAGTGCCCGTAAAGCGTGTCAAATTTCGTACAAATCTGGAGCACGAGTACATACAGAACTTCAAGATATTGCAGGCGGGCTTCAAAAAGATGTCTGTGGATAAG ATTATACCCATTGATAAGTTGATCAAGGGCCGTTTCCAAGACAATTTCGAGTTCTTGCAATGGTTCAAAAAGTTCTTCGATGCCAATTACGATGGCAGGGACTACGATGCCAGCGCGGTGCGTGAGGGAGCCCCCATGGGCTTCGGCTCGGGAGCGGGGAAGTCCCTGCCTGGCACGGCGGCCAGCGGCGTGCACAGCAGCTATCGACGTGCCCCGACGGCAACGGCGCGCccagcgacgacgacgacagtGAAGCCCA CAGTCTCCAAGGTGCTGCCACGCACGAACAACGCCGCGCCGGCGAGCAGAATAACCGCCGGTGCCAATAGCACGGGCACCGTCAAGAAGAACGACGCGGGCAACTCGGTCAACAATCAGCAAATCGAAGAGATGTCAAACCAGGTGGGTGAAGAACAAGAAAATAAGCAAAAATCGGTTACTAATGTTAAGGATCAGGTCATGGATATGCGCATCAACCTGGAGGGATTAGAGAAGGAGCGCGACTTTTACTTCTCCAAGTTGCGGGACATTGAAATTCT ATGCCAAGAAGCTGATGACGGCGAGCAACATCCGCTCATTCAAAAGATAATGGACATCCTGTATGCGACTGAGGTAGGACAA GATGGTTTCGCGCCGCCAGACGATGCCCCACCAGAGGACGAGGagtattaa
- the Eb1 gene encoding microtubule-associated protein RP/EB family member 1 isoform X1, translating into MAVNVYSTNVTSENLSRHDMLAWVNDCLQSQFSKIEELCTGAAYCQFMDMLFPNSVPVKRVKFRTNLEHEYIQNFKILQAGFKKMSVDKIIPVDKLIKGRFQDNFEFLQWFKKFFDANYDGREYDPLAQRAGVKLGNGNGNGHGSNGGSGVGSSNNDLHLMHRRPLQAPAGSVRMPPRVIAQTAVSKVLPRTNNAAPASRITAGANSTGTVKKNDAGNSVNNQQIEEMSNQVGEEQENKQKSVTNVKDQVMDMRINLEGLEKERDFYFSKLRDIEILCQEADDGEQHPLIQKIMDILYATEVGQDGFAPPDDAPPEDEEY; encoded by the exons ATGGCTGTTAACGTTTACTCCACAAATGTGACGTCAGAGAATCTCTCGCGCCACGATATGCTGGCCTGGGTCAACGATTGTCTGCAGTCGCAGTTCTCAAAGATCGAGGAGCTCTGCACAG GTGCCGCATATTGCCAGTTCATGGACATGCTGTTCCCCAATTCAGTGCCCGTAAAGCGTGTCAAATTTCGTACAAATCTGGAGCACGAGTACATACAGAACTTCAAGATATTGCAGGCGGGCTTCAAAAAGATGTCTGTGGATAAG ATCATACCAGTTGATAAACTGATTAAGGGACGCTTTCAAGACAACTTCGAGTTCCTGCAGTGGTTTAAGAAGTTCTTCGATGCCAATTACGATGGTCGCGAGTACGATCCCCTGGCGCAGCGAGCGGGGGTCAAGCTGGGCaatggcaacggcaacggACACGGCAGCAACGGAGGCAGTGGCgtgggcagcagcaacaacgatctcCACCTGATGCACCGACGGCCCTTGCAGGCGCCAGCCGGAAGCGTTCGCATGCCGCCGCGGGTCATCGCTCAGACTG CAGTCTCCAAGGTGCTGCCACGCACGAACAACGCCGCGCCGGCGAGCAGAATAACCGCCGGTGCCAATAGCACGGGCACCGTCAAGAAGAACGACGCGGGCAACTCGGTCAACAATCAGCAAATCGAAGAGATGTCAAACCAGGTGGGTGAAGAACAAGAAAATAAGCAAAAATCGGTTACTAATGTTAAGGATCAGGTCATGGATATGCGCATCAACCTGGAGGGATTAGAGAAGGAGCGCGACTTTTACTTCTCCAAGTTGCGGGACATTGAAATTCT ATGCCAAGAAGCTGATGACGGCGAGCAACATCCGCTCATTCAAAAGATAATGGACATCCTGTATGCGACTGAGGTAGGACAA GATGGTTTCGCGCCGCCAGACGATGCCCCACCAGAGGACGAGGagtattaa
- the Eb1 gene encoding microtubule-associated protein RP/EB family member 1 isoform X10: protein MAVNVYSTNVTSENLSRHDMLAWVNDCLQSQFSKIEELCTGAAYCQFMDMLFPNSVPVKRVKFRTNLEHEYIQNFKILQAGFKKMSVDKIIPIDKLIKGRFQDNFEFLQWFKKFFDANYDGRDYDASAVREGAPMGFGSGAGKSLPGTAASGVHSSYRRAPTATARPATTTTVKPTVSKVLPRTNNAAPASRITAGANSTGTVKKNDAGNSVNNQQIEEMSNQVGEEQENKQKSVTNVKDQVMDMRINLEGLEKERDFYFSKLRDIEILCQEADDGEQHPLIQKIMDILYATEDGFAPPDDAPPEDEEY from the exons ATGGCTGTTAACGTTTACTCCACAAATGTGACGTCAGAGAATCTCTCGCGCCACGATATGCTGGCCTGGGTCAACGATTGTCTGCAGTCGCAGTTCTCAAAGATCGAGGAGCTCTGCACAG GTGCCGCATATTGCCAGTTCATGGACATGCTGTTCCCCAATTCAGTGCCCGTAAAGCGTGTCAAATTTCGTACAAATCTGGAGCACGAGTACATACAGAACTTCAAGATATTGCAGGCGGGCTTCAAAAAGATGTCTGTGGATAAG ATTATACCCATTGATAAGTTGATCAAGGGCCGTTTCCAAGACAATTTCGAGTTCTTGCAATGGTTCAAAAAGTTCTTCGATGCCAATTACGATGGCAGGGACTACGATGCCAGCGCGGTGCGTGAGGGAGCCCCCATGGGCTTCGGCTCGGGAGCGGGGAAGTCCCTGCCTGGCACGGCGGCCAGCGGCGTGCACAGCAGCTATCGACGTGCCCCGACGGCAACGGCGCGCccagcgacgacgacgacagtGAAGCCCA CAGTCTCCAAGGTGCTGCCACGCACGAACAACGCCGCGCCGGCGAGCAGAATAACCGCCGGTGCCAATAGCACGGGCACCGTCAAGAAGAACGACGCGGGCAACTCGGTCAACAATCAGCAAATCGAAGAGATGTCAAACCAGGTGGGTGAAGAACAAGAAAATAAGCAAAAATCGGTTACTAATGTTAAGGATCAGGTCATGGATATGCGCATCAACCTGGAGGGATTAGAGAAGGAGCGCGACTTTTACTTCTCCAAGTTGCGGGACATTGAAATTCT ATGCCAAGAAGCTGATGACGGCGAGCAACATCCGCTCATTCAAAAGATAATGGACATCCTGTATGCGACTGAG GATGGTTTCGCGCCGCCAGACGATGCCCCACCAGAGGACGAGGagtattaa
- the Eb1 gene encoding microtubule-associated protein RP/EB family member 1 isoform X2, which yields MAVNVYSTNVTSENLSRHDMLAWVNDCLQSQFSKIEELCTGAAYCQFMDMLFPNSVPVKRVKFRTNLEHEYIQNFKILQAGFKKMSVDKIIPVDKLIKGRFQDNFEFLQWFKKFFDANYDGREYDPLAQRAGVKLGNGNGNGHGSNGGSGVGSSNNDLHLMHRRPLQAPAGSVRMPPRVIAQTVSKVLPRTNNAAPASRITAGANSTGTVKKNDAGNSVNNQQIEEMSNQVGEEQENKQKSVTNVKDQVMDMRINLEGLEKERDFYFSKLRDIEILCQEADDGEQHPLIQKIMDILYATEVGQDGFAPPDDAPPEDEEY from the exons ATGGCTGTTAACGTTTACTCCACAAATGTGACGTCAGAGAATCTCTCGCGCCACGATATGCTGGCCTGGGTCAACGATTGTCTGCAGTCGCAGTTCTCAAAGATCGAGGAGCTCTGCACAG GTGCCGCATATTGCCAGTTCATGGACATGCTGTTCCCCAATTCAGTGCCCGTAAAGCGTGTCAAATTTCGTACAAATCTGGAGCACGAGTACATACAGAACTTCAAGATATTGCAGGCGGGCTTCAAAAAGATGTCTGTGGATAAG ATCATACCAGTTGATAAACTGATTAAGGGACGCTTTCAAGACAACTTCGAGTTCCTGCAGTGGTTTAAGAAGTTCTTCGATGCCAATTACGATGGTCGCGAGTACGATCCCCTGGCGCAGCGAGCGGGGGTCAAGCTGGGCaatggcaacggcaacggACACGGCAGCAACGGAGGCAGTGGCgtgggcagcagcaacaacgatctcCACCTGATGCACCGACGGCCCTTGCAGGCGCCAGCCGGAAGCGTTCGCATGCCGCCGCGGGTCATCGCTCAGACTG TCTCCAAGGTGCTGCCACGCACGAACAACGCCGCGCCGGCGAGCAGAATAACCGCCGGTGCCAATAGCACGGGCACCGTCAAGAAGAACGACGCGGGCAACTCGGTCAACAATCAGCAAATCGAAGAGATGTCAAACCAGGTGGGTGAAGAACAAGAAAATAAGCAAAAATCGGTTACTAATGTTAAGGATCAGGTCATGGATATGCGCATCAACCTGGAGGGATTAGAGAAGGAGCGCGACTTTTACTTCTCCAAGTTGCGGGACATTGAAATTCT ATGCCAAGAAGCTGATGACGGCGAGCAACATCCGCTCATTCAAAAGATAATGGACATCCTGTATGCGACTGAGGTAGGACAA GATGGTTTCGCGCCGCCAGACGATGCCCCACCAGAGGACGAGGagtattaa
- the Eb1 gene encoding microtubule-associated protein RP/EB family member 1 isoform X3: MAVNVYSTNVTSENLSRHDMLAWVNDCLQSQFSKIEELCTGAAYCQFMDMLFPNSVPVKRVKFRTNLEHEYIQNFKILQAGFKKMSVDKIIPVDKLIKGRFQDNFEFLQWFKKFFDANYDGREYDPLAQRAGVKLGNGNGNGHGSNGGSGVGSSNNDLHLMHRRPLQAPAGSVRMPPRVIAQTAVSKVLPRTNNAAPASRITAGANSTGTVKKNDAGNSVNNQQIEEMSNQVGEEQENKQKSVTNVKDQVMDMRINLEGLEKERDFYFSKLRDIEILCQEADDGEQHPLIQKIMDILYATEDGFAPPDDAPPEDEEY, from the exons ATGGCTGTTAACGTTTACTCCACAAATGTGACGTCAGAGAATCTCTCGCGCCACGATATGCTGGCCTGGGTCAACGATTGTCTGCAGTCGCAGTTCTCAAAGATCGAGGAGCTCTGCACAG GTGCCGCATATTGCCAGTTCATGGACATGCTGTTCCCCAATTCAGTGCCCGTAAAGCGTGTCAAATTTCGTACAAATCTGGAGCACGAGTACATACAGAACTTCAAGATATTGCAGGCGGGCTTCAAAAAGATGTCTGTGGATAAG ATCATACCAGTTGATAAACTGATTAAGGGACGCTTTCAAGACAACTTCGAGTTCCTGCAGTGGTTTAAGAAGTTCTTCGATGCCAATTACGATGGTCGCGAGTACGATCCCCTGGCGCAGCGAGCGGGGGTCAAGCTGGGCaatggcaacggcaacggACACGGCAGCAACGGAGGCAGTGGCgtgggcagcagcaacaacgatctcCACCTGATGCACCGACGGCCCTTGCAGGCGCCAGCCGGAAGCGTTCGCATGCCGCCGCGGGTCATCGCTCAGACTG CAGTCTCCAAGGTGCTGCCACGCACGAACAACGCCGCGCCGGCGAGCAGAATAACCGCCGGTGCCAATAGCACGGGCACCGTCAAGAAGAACGACGCGGGCAACTCGGTCAACAATCAGCAAATCGAAGAGATGTCAAACCAGGTGGGTGAAGAACAAGAAAATAAGCAAAAATCGGTTACTAATGTTAAGGATCAGGTCATGGATATGCGCATCAACCTGGAGGGATTAGAGAAGGAGCGCGACTTTTACTTCTCCAAGTTGCGGGACATTGAAATTCT ATGCCAAGAAGCTGATGACGGCGAGCAACATCCGCTCATTCAAAAGATAATGGACATCCTGTATGCGACTGAG GATGGTTTCGCGCCGCCAGACGATGCCCCACCAGAGGACGAGGagtattaa
- the Eb1 gene encoding microtubule-associated protein RP/EB family member 1 isoform X9 — protein MAVNVYSTNVTSENLSRHDMLAWVNDCLQSQFSKIEELCTGAAYCQFMDMLFPNSVPVKRVKFRTNLEHEYIQNFKILQAGFKKMSVDKIIPIDKLIKGRFQDNFEFLQWFKKFFDANYDGRDYDASAVREGAPMGFGSGAGKSLPGTAASGVHSSYRRAPTATARPATTTTVKPISKVLPRTNNAAPASRITAGANSTGTVKKNDAGNSVNNQQIEEMSNQVMDMRINLEGLEKERDFYFSKLRDIEILCQEADDGEQHPLIQKIMDILYATEDGFAPPDDAPPEDEEY, from the exons ATGGCTGTTAACGTTTACTCCACAAATGTGACGTCAGAGAATCTCTCGCGCCACGATATGCTGGCCTGGGTCAACGATTGTCTGCAGTCGCAGTTCTCAAAGATCGAGGAGCTCTGCACAG GTGCCGCATATTGCCAGTTCATGGACATGCTGTTCCCCAATTCAGTGCCCGTAAAGCGTGTCAAATTTCGTACAAATCTGGAGCACGAGTACATACAGAACTTCAAGATATTGCAGGCGGGCTTCAAAAAGATGTCTGTGGATAAG ATTATACCCATTGATAAGTTGATCAAGGGCCGTTTCCAAGACAATTTCGAGTTCTTGCAATGGTTCAAAAAGTTCTTCGATGCCAATTACGATGGCAGGGACTACGATGCCAGCGCGGTGCGTGAGGGAGCCCCCATGGGCTTCGGCTCGGGAGCGGGGAAGTCCCTGCCTGGCACGGCGGCCAGCGGCGTGCACAGCAGCTATCGACGTGCCCCGACGGCAACGGCGCGCccagcgacgacgacgacagtGAAGCCCA TCTCCAAGGTGCTGCCACGCACGAACAACGCCGCGCCGGCGAGCAGAATAACCGCCGGTGCCAATAGCACGGGCACCGTCAAGAAGAACGACGCGGGCAACTCGGTCAACAATCAGCAAATCGAAGAGATGTCAAACCAG GTCATGGATATGCGCATCAACCTGGAGGGATTAGAGAAGGAGCGCGACTTTTACTTCTCCAAGTTGCGGGACATTGAAATTCT ATGCCAAGAAGCTGATGACGGCGAGCAACATCCGCTCATTCAAAAGATAATGGACATCCTGTATGCGACTGAG GATGGTTTCGCGCCGCCAGACGATGCCCCACCAGAGGACGAGGagtattaa
- the Eb1 gene encoding microtubule-associated protein RP/EB family member 1 isoform X5: MAVNVYSTNVTSENLSRHDMLAWVNDCLQSQFSKIEELCTGAAYCQFMDMLFPNSVPVKRVKFRTNLEHEYIQNFKILQAGFKKMSVDKIIPIDKLIKGRFQDNFEFLQWFKKFFDANYDGRDYDASAVREGAPMGFGSGAGKSLPGTAASGVHSSYRRAPTATARPATTTTVKPISKVLPRTNNAAPASRITAGANSTGTVKKNDAGNSVNNQQIEEMSNQVGEEQENKQKSVTNVKDQVMDMRINLEGLEKERDFYFSKLRDIEILCQEADDGEQHPLIQKIMDILYATEVGQDGFAPPDDAPPEDEEY, translated from the exons ATGGCTGTTAACGTTTACTCCACAAATGTGACGTCAGAGAATCTCTCGCGCCACGATATGCTGGCCTGGGTCAACGATTGTCTGCAGTCGCAGTTCTCAAAGATCGAGGAGCTCTGCACAG GTGCCGCATATTGCCAGTTCATGGACATGCTGTTCCCCAATTCAGTGCCCGTAAAGCGTGTCAAATTTCGTACAAATCTGGAGCACGAGTACATACAGAACTTCAAGATATTGCAGGCGGGCTTCAAAAAGATGTCTGTGGATAAG ATTATACCCATTGATAAGTTGATCAAGGGCCGTTTCCAAGACAATTTCGAGTTCTTGCAATGGTTCAAAAAGTTCTTCGATGCCAATTACGATGGCAGGGACTACGATGCCAGCGCGGTGCGTGAGGGAGCCCCCATGGGCTTCGGCTCGGGAGCGGGGAAGTCCCTGCCTGGCACGGCGGCCAGCGGCGTGCACAGCAGCTATCGACGTGCCCCGACGGCAACGGCGCGCccagcgacgacgacgacagtGAAGCCCA TCTCCAAGGTGCTGCCACGCACGAACAACGCCGCGCCGGCGAGCAGAATAACCGCCGGTGCCAATAGCACGGGCACCGTCAAGAAGAACGACGCGGGCAACTCGGTCAACAATCAGCAAATCGAAGAGATGTCAAACCAGGTGGGTGAAGAACAAGAAAATAAGCAAAAATCGGTTACTAATGTTAAGGATCAGGTCATGGATATGCGCATCAACCTGGAGGGATTAGAGAAGGAGCGCGACTTTTACTTCTCCAAGTTGCGGGACATTGAAATTCT ATGCCAAGAAGCTGATGACGGCGAGCAACATCCGCTCATTCAAAAGATAATGGACATCCTGTATGCGACTGAGGTAGGACAA GATGGTTTCGCGCCGCCAGACGATGCCCCACCAGAGGACGAGGagtattaa